The genomic stretch TACAGCAAATGCGAAGTATGTCTTCGAGGTTGGCGTCCGTCAACCTTGACCGATATGTGTTCTCCGAAAAATTCATTTTCGAGAACGACGATtcgcatatatatacatacatatatatatatatatatatatatatatatatatatatatatcgaaccaAACATAATGGCAGATTGATGCTTACCCCAAAATGATTCAGTGGATACAGTTTTATACATTTGCAAAGAAATATCTTCTTGCAAGTCGATTATCTCCACTCGAAGCGAAGACTCTGAAACGCTGAACAACTCAGCAGCCACATCAGTCCATTCTGCCGATGCATTGACTTCATAAGGAAATTTTAGGAATGGAGACAGCTTTCCAGTTTCTGCAAAGTCTTGAAATCTTGTAGCAAATTCGTCCCTTATATCGGAGAGAAATCTTACAAACGTGCAGTGTTTTCTTCAGAGTTCTCTTTTTTTATACTCAAGAATTGTTGGGAAATGAATAAATTCGTGCCTCGCAATATCTTTTTTCAAAAATATCCAGCTTACGACGAAAAGCAGACTCGCTTTGTATCAGATCACATATTAATTTCCCATTCCCTTGTAACTCTGTGTTGAgcgcatttaaatatttcagaatatcctTCAGAAAAGTCACATGTAGCATATTGCGCTCGTTTGTTATGCTTCTTTGCTCCCTGAGTATCCAAGATTTGCAAGAAGGAGGTTACATCTTCCTCTATTGGCCAGAAACGTTCAAAAACTTGACCTTTACATAACCAACGACCATTGTTGTATTGCAATAAGTCAGAATACGCTGCATCACATCCGAAAGAAACTTCTCAAACTTTCGGCATCGGAGAAGAATGAGATCTCATAAAATTAATGAACTGCACCAAGCTGTTCATTACTTCTTTCAGTGTAGCACTGAGTTTTCCACAAAGGGCAGTCTTATGAATCATACACTGATACGATATTAGACCCGGATTCATATCCCTGATTTTCTTTACTGTACCTTTTCCTTTGTCAATCACCGCTGGGGCGCCGTCAGTTGAAAGCGACACTATTTTATCATAACAAATGTAGGAATTATTAATAAATTCGTCAATAGCTTTGAATAAATCTTCTCCTCGAGTGTTACCTTTCAGAGGCAATATTGCGAGCAATTCTTCCCTGAATATCTTATTTTCAATGTCGAAAAATCTCACGAAAATAGATATTTGTTcatcatcaacaatgtcacatgattcGTCAAGTGCAATGGCGAAGAATGGTGTATTTTCCAAAAGTTGAAGCAGAATGCTTTTAATATCAGTAGCTAAAATATCCgttcttcttgtattacttcttGCCGACATTGGAATACTTTGAATTACAGCGACAACatcctttttttcttcaaaaagttcCGAGGCTACTTCCAACATGCATTCATtcattatttcagaatttgaaaatggTTTTTGGTGTTTACTAAGTGTACACACACGTAACGCTGCTTCTGCCGATTTTTCTTGCTCACTCATGCAATTCAAATTTTATCGTGATAAGTTTACAAAGCAGTTATACATATCAAATTTATACATTATCTCTTAGCATTATATTACCTGGAGTTTTTCTTTGCGAGCCTCACTGTCAAGAGCAAAGTTTTTGTGGAATTGCTGATGAGTTGTTTCACAGTGTCGCTTTAAATAGCCGCTTTTAATAACAGCGACAGTTTCATTACATATTAAGCAAACTGGAACCACTTGAGGCCTATCAGGTAGCGTAAACCATTCGGTCATAAAAAATCTCCTATTTTCAGTGTCCACTTTTCGCCTTTTTAGGACCCATTATCAATGTAGGTATGTATGTACGAAAAGGTTTTTCACAcgacaaattgtaaaacaaatgaataattgctGTGCGGCCCGCGTGCGATTGACGAAACGCAGTGCAGACCGACCGCCCACTGCGCTCTCTCTGACTAAAACGGCAGGTCCGCACTTGTTTAACAGTGGCGCGTGGTGGGAGGCGCAACTCGCCaaaaaaatgaaaatgtcgtgtggctatggcctcccgtcgggtagaccggtcgcctggtgcaggtctttcgatttgacgccacttcggcgacctgcgc from Schistocerca serialis cubense isolate TAMUIC-IGC-003099 chromosome 10, iqSchSeri2.2, whole genome shotgun sequence encodes the following:
- the LOC126425194 gene encoding protein FAM200A-like, which translates into the protein MSEQEKSAEAALRVCTLSKHQKPFSNSEIMNECMLEVASELFEEKKDVVAVIQSIPMSARSNTRRTDILATDIKSILLQLLENTPFFAIALDESCDIVDDEQISIFVRFFDIENKIFREELLAILPLKGNTRGEDLFKAIDEFINNSYICYDKIVSLSTDGAPAVIDKGKGTVKKIRDMNPGLISYQCMIHKTALCGKLSATLKEVMNSLVQFINFMRSHSSPMPKV